Proteins from one Chanodichthys erythropterus isolate Z2021 chromosome 15, ASM2448905v1, whole genome shotgun sequence genomic window:
- the LOC137037870 gene encoding uncharacterized protein — protein MLFFTVLVLPALSAVAAGGVPTYRRIDPVTGQALQCDRCAPGFRLRAHCTSSRGTECVPCGAGLFTEFWNYIPHCLLCDSCSDHQRVVRPCNGTVNTVCECEPGFYWDQHFCKRHTVCKPGHGLKAAALKFLVEMEFSMAHKQRIRSYILMCACLLALPSGRDALTCCRRDFSNGSTSCQLSDAPDPTCDTEWIADDIVVVDESGATDMTRVQHAEPQTLILKERHTKVIFQMECASTKIFVMMPCNDLCPSSLAAATESQRTNNAGNKSTNDGIFIILSIIIIIFTRHLV, from the exons TTGTTCTTCACAGTGTTAGTGTTGCCGGCTCTGTCGGCAGTGGCGGCGGGGGGTGTTCCCACTTACCGGCGCATCGATCCGGTCACCGGACAGGCGCTTCAGTGCGATCGCTGTGCGCCGGGGTTCCGCCTGCGCGCGCACTGCACGAGCTCCCGCGGCACGGAATGTGTCCCGTGCGGTGCGGGTCTGTTCACGGAGTTCTGGAACTACATCCCGCACTGTTTGCTGTGCGACTCGTGTTCGGATCATCAGCGGGTCGTTCGGCCGTGCAACGGAACCGTGAACACGGTCTGTGAATGTGAGCCCGGATTCTACTGGGATCAGCACTTCTGCAAGAGACACACCGTGTGTAAACCGGGTCACGGACTCAAAGCTGCAG CTCTGAAGTTCTTGGTAGAGATGGAGTTCTCGATGGCTCACAAACAGAGGATCAGAAGCTACATTCTAATGTGTGCAT GTCTGCTGGCGCTGCCGTCCGGACGGGACGCTCTGACCTGCTGCAGGAGAGATTTCAGCAACGGATCCACCTCCTGTCAGCTGAGCGACGCTCCGGATCCCACCTGTGACACAGAATGGATCGCTGAC gATATAGTGGTGGTGGACGAGTCTGGAGCGACGGATATGACCAGAGTTCAGCATGCAGAACCACAGACACTCATTCTGAAAGAGAGACACACCAAGGTTATTTTCCAGATGGAGTGTGCATCAACAAAG ATCTTTGTAATGATGCCTTGTAATG ATCTCTGTCCATCTTCACTCGCCGCAGCTACAG AATCGCAGCGCACTAATAATGCTGGAAACAAGAGCACTAATGACGGCATCTTCATCATCctgtccatcatcatcatcatcttcacaCGTCACCTAGTTTAA